In Populus alba chromosome 1, ASM523922v2, whole genome shotgun sequence, a single window of DNA contains:
- the LOC118045249 gene encoding uncharacterized protein has translation MDLLCHAYSNSSDEEPEPKLKPEYRPVIPPPPKRFKPETPSQNLRTEAPVPGRYISKRERALSAQSPQVPNPAPTPNLNLNLNPNPPVVASPVLGSISDSEIPRDVLSSLRQAKGRASLSQIPKRLAVDLRSHTKAVNALDWSPSHAHLLASAGMDQTVCVWNVWSRDQKIARIFRYHNAAVKDVKWSPQGLSVLSCGYDCSSRLIDVEKGIETQIFKEDQVVGVIKFCPDNSNIFLSGGSKGCLRLWDIRNGNVVCEYIRGLGPILDVEFTINGKQFISSSDVSGSNLSENSIIVWDVSRQVPLSNQVYVEAYTCPSVRCHPFEPCFVAQSNANYIAIFSSSPPFRLDKYKRYESHGVSGFPIKCNFSLDGEKLVSGSSDGSIYIYNYRSSELVRKIKVYEQACIDVVFHPLLPNVIGSCSWNGDVSIFE, from the exons ATGGATCTTCTCTGCCACGCATACTCTAATTCCTCAGATGAAGAACCCGAACCCAAGCTCAAACCCGAATACAGACCAGTTATCCCCCCTCCCCCTAAACGTTTCAAACCGGAAACCCCATCTCAAAATCTCCGAACAGAAGCTCCAGTTCCTGGCAGATACATATCCAAGCGAGAACGAGCTCTCTCTGCCCAATCCCCTCAGGTCCCCAACCCGGCACCAACCCCAAACCTGAACCTGAACCTGAACCCGAACCCCCCTGTCGTGGCTTCTCCTg TTCTGGGAAGTATTAGTGATTCGGAGATACCCCGTGATGTTTTATCATCATTGAGACAAGCGAAGGGCCGTGCATCGCTAAGTCAAATACCCAAAAGGCTGGCGGTTGATTTGCGTAGCCATACGAAGGCTGTCAATGCTTTAGATTGGTCTCCAAGTCATG CTCATCTCCTTGCTTCTGCCGGAATGGATCAAACTGTCTGTGTATGGAACGTGTGGAGCCGAGATCAGAAAATAGCACGCATATTTAGATATCATAATGCAGCAGTGAAAGATGTGAAATGGTCGCCTCAGGGACTATCCGTGCTTTCTTGTGGATATGACTGCTCATCCAGGTTGATTGATGTTGAAAAGGGGATAGAGACCCAGATTTTCAAGGAAGATCAGGTTGTTGGAGTAATAAAGTTCTGTCCAGATAACTCCAACATCTTCCTTTCTGGAGGATCAAAGGGCTGTCTCAGATTGTGGGATATTAGAAATGGTAATGTGGTTTGTGAATACATTCGAGGTCTAGGTCCAATACTTGATGTTGAATTTACCATCAATGGCAAGCAGTTTATCTCATCAAGTGATGTCTCTGGAAGCAATCTCAGTGAAAATTCAATTATTGTTTGGGACGTCTCACGTCAGGTTCCATTGTCCAACCAG GTTTATGTGGAAGCCTATACATGTCCAAGTGTTAGGTGCCATCCATTTGAGCCATGTTTCGTTGCCCAGTCCAATGCAAATTATATTGCTATCTTCTCTTCAAGTCCACCTTTCAGGCTGGACAAGTATAAAAGGTATGAAAGCCATGGCGTCTCTGGGTTCCCCATTAAATGCAATTTTAGCCTAGATGGTGAGAAGCTTGTCTCCGGCTCGTCGGATGGttctatatacatatacaacTATAGGTCATCAGAGCTTGTCAGAAAAATCAAGGTGTATGAGCAAGCATGCATAGACGTTGTTTTCCACCCACTTTTGCCAAATGTAATTGGTTCATGCAGTTGGAATGGGGATGTTTCAATATTTGAGTGA